From Cecembia calidifontis, one genomic window encodes:
- a CDS encoding P1 family peptidase: MFPKSYYIIFISLLMSLQSKAQDRARDLGIQIGILQTGPYNSITDVSQVTVGHKTKIEGENIRTGVTAILPHNGNLFQMKVPAAVYVGNGFGKLAGSTQIEELGNIESPIILTNTLSVAAGIQGIVSYTLRQEGNEQVQSVNAIVGETNDGYLNDIRGQHISREDVLEAIDSAKSGEVKEGNVGAGTGTVCFGFKGGIGTSSRVLPASLGGYTVGVLVQTNFGGVLQINGVPIGQELEQYSFRNQLESADGSCMIIVATDAPVNERNLKRMAQRAMMGLAKTGGIASNGSGDYVIAFSNNSSNLIAHEANNLQLEEKKYLRNDDMSALFLATIEATEEAIINSLFAAQDMEGKNGRKVKAIPKEKVLEIMKAYQRIR; the protein is encoded by the coding sequence ATGTTTCCAAAATCCTATTACATCATTTTCATTTCCCTCCTCATGAGCCTTCAATCCAAAGCTCAAGATAGAGCAAGAGACTTGGGCATTCAAATCGGCATCCTGCAAACCGGCCCATACAACAGCATCACCGATGTGTCTCAGGTGACTGTGGGACATAAAACAAAAATAGAAGGGGAAAATATCCGAACAGGAGTGACAGCAATCCTTCCCCATAATGGAAACTTATTTCAAATGAAAGTTCCTGCGGCTGTTTATGTTGGAAATGGTTTTGGAAAGCTGGCAGGCAGTACACAGATTGAAGAATTGGGCAATATTGAAAGCCCCATTATACTGACCAACACTTTAAGTGTGGCTGCAGGTATTCAAGGAATAGTATCCTATACACTCCGTCAGGAGGGAAATGAACAGGTCCAGTCTGTCAATGCCATTGTAGGGGAAACCAATGATGGTTATTTGAATGATATCCGTGGCCAACACATTTCCAGAGAAGATGTACTTGAAGCTATTGACAGCGCTAAGTCTGGTGAAGTAAAAGAAGGCAATGTCGGTGCAGGTACAGGAACAGTTTGCTTTGGTTTCAAAGGAGGCATAGGAACTTCATCAAGGGTATTGCCAGCCTCCCTGGGCGGATATACAGTGGGTGTTTTGGTTCAAACTAATTTTGGTGGCGTGCTCCAGATCAATGGGGTACCTATTGGACAAGAATTGGAACAATACAGTTTTCGGAACCAATTGGAATCAGCTGACGGCTCCTGCATGATCATCGTAGCCACAGATGCTCCAGTCAATGAAAGGAACTTGAAAAGAATGGCCCAAAGAGCCATGATGGGTTTGGCCAAAACTGGAGGAATTGCCTCCAATGGCTCCGGTGATTATGTGATTGCTTTTTCCAACAATTCCTCCAATCTCATAGCGCATGAAGCGAATAATCTTCAGCTTGAGGAAAAAAAATACCTTCGAAACGATGACATGTCAGCCCTTTTTCTTGCCACCATTGAAGCCACGGAAGAAGCCATCATCAATTCGCTTTTTGCAGCCCAGGATATGGAAGGCAAAAATGGAAGAAAGGTGAAGGCTATCCCTAAAGAAAAGGTGCTGGAAATAATGAAAGCATACCAAAGGATCCGGTAG